A genomic region of Roseofilum casamattae BLCC-M143 contains the following coding sequences:
- the rplR gene encoding 50S ribosomal protein L18, which yields MKRTRQEYRQRRHHRIRKVVAGTTERPRLAVFRSNSHIYAQVIDDTQHHTLAAASTLEPTIKAALESAGDTCAASAHVGKAIAERAINKGISQVVFDRGGNLYHGRVKALAEAAREAGLQF from the coding sequence ATGAAACGTACTCGACAAGAATACAGGCAGCGCAGACACCATCGCATTCGGAAAGTGGTGGCTGGTACGACCGAGCGTCCTCGTCTGGCCGTCTTTCGTTCCAACAGCCACATCTATGCTCAGGTGATTGATGATACTCAGCATCACACCTTAGCAGCAGCCTCGACCCTAGAACCGACCATCAAAGCGGCACTAGAGTCCGCCGGAGATACTTGTGCGGCTTCAGCTCATGTGGGTAAAGCGATCGCCGAACGAGCTATCAACAAAGGTATCTCACAAGTCGTTTTTGACCGAGGCGGTAATTTATACCACGGTCGCGTCAAAGCCCTGGCCGAAGCCGCTCGTGAAGCCGGATTGCAGTTCTAA
- the rpsE gene encoding 30S ribosomal protein S5: MEEKDKEKKGKSRKVNRNREKESEWQERVVQIRRVTKVVKGGKKLSFRAIVIVGNEKGQVGVGVGKASDVIGAVKKGVSDAKKHLITVPLTKSNSLPHPSTGEATGARVMMRPAAPGTGVIAGGSVRTVLELAGVKNALAKQLGSNNPLNNARAAVDALANLRTFADVANDRGIAIEQLYG, encoded by the coding sequence ATGGAAGAAAAAGATAAGGAAAAAAAAGGCAAGTCTCGGAAAGTTAATCGCAACCGCGAGAAAGAATCCGAATGGCAAGAGCGGGTCGTGCAAATTCGCCGGGTGACCAAGGTCGTGAAAGGGGGTAAAAAACTGAGCTTCCGCGCGATCGTGATTGTCGGCAATGAAAAGGGTCAAGTCGGCGTCGGAGTCGGCAAAGCCAGCGACGTGATCGGAGCCGTGAAAAAAGGCGTTTCCGATGCCAAGAAACACCTCATTACCGTCCCTTTAACCAAATCCAATTCTCTACCCCATCCGTCTACTGGAGAAGCAACCGGAGCCAGAGTCATGATGCGACCGGCAGCTCCCGGTACTGGGGTAATTGCCGGAGGAAGCGTTCGTACGGTACTCGAACTCGCTGGCGTCAAAAATGCCTTAGCCAAACAGCTCGGTTCCAACAACCCTCTCAACAACGCTCGTGCTGCTGTCGATGCTTTAGCTAACCTTCGCACTTTCGCCGATGTGGCTAACGATCGCGGTATTGCCATCGAACAACTATATGGTTAA
- the rplO gene encoding 50S ribosomal protein L15, which translates to MRIQDAVPQKGSRRRRRRIGRGISAGQGASGGFGMRGQKSRSGRGTRPGFEGGQMPLYRRVPKLKHFTVINKQQYTTINVRQLASLPANTEVTLESLMQAGIVTTNDGPLKLLGDGEIGVPLQVKAAKFTTGARSKIEAAGGSCLSLDSEEASATAES; encoded by the coding sequence ATGAGAATACAAGATGCCGTCCCCCAAAAAGGCTCCCGCAGGCGCCGCCGTCGGATCGGTCGCGGGATTTCTGCCGGGCAAGGAGCTAGTGGTGGTTTCGGAATGCGAGGACAAAAGTCCCGTTCCGGTCGCGGAACTCGTCCCGGATTTGAAGGAGGACAAATGCCTCTGTACCGGCGAGTGCCCAAATTAAAGCACTTTACAGTTATTAACAAACAACAGTACACTACCATTAACGTTCGGCAACTGGCTTCCCTGCCTGCCAACACTGAGGTGACCCTAGAGTCATTAATGCAAGCTGGTATTGTTACCACCAATGACGGCCCCCTAAAACTCTTAGGAGATGGTGAAATTGGCGTCCCATTGCAAGTGAAAGCGGCAAAATTTACAACCGGCGCTCGGTCCAAAATTGAGGCAGCAGGAGGGAGTTGCCTGAGCTTAGACTCAGAAGAAGCATCAGCAACTGCGGAATCTTAG
- the rplE gene encoding 50S ribosomal protein L5, whose translation MVQPLKTRYQEKIVPVLMEKFGYSNIHQVPKVQKVTVNRGLGEASQNAKSLEASLKELAIITGQKPVVTRAKKAIAGFKIRKGMPIGIMVTLRSDRMYAFLDRLINLSLPRIRDFRGISPKSFDGRGNYNLGLREQLIFPEIEYDKIDQIRGMDVAITTTATTDEEGRALLREMGMPFREN comes from the coding sequence ATGGTACAACCCCTGAAAACCCGATATCAAGAAAAGATTGTTCCGGTACTGATGGAGAAATTTGGGTACTCCAATATTCACCAAGTGCCTAAAGTCCAAAAAGTGACAGTTAACCGAGGATTGGGAGAAGCATCGCAAAATGCGAAATCTCTAGAAGCCTCTCTCAAAGAACTGGCGATTATTACCGGACAAAAACCGGTGGTAACTCGCGCGAAAAAAGCGATCGCTGGGTTCAAAATCCGGAAAGGAATGCCCATTGGCATTATGGTCACCCTGCGCAGCGATCGCATGTACGCCTTCTTAGACCGGCTCATTAACTTATCCCTACCCCGCATTCGCGACTTTCGAGGCATCAGCCCCAAAAGTTTCGACGGCCGAGGAAACTACAATCTCGGTTTGCGCGAGCAACTAATTTTCCCAGAAATTGAATACGACAAAATCGATCAAATTCGAGGGATGGACGTGGCAATCACCACCACCGCAACTACCGACGAAGAAGGTCGGGCTTTGCTGCGGGAGATGGGAATGCCTTTCCGGGAAAACTAA
- the rpsQ gene encoding 30S ribosomal protein S17, with protein MPLKERVGTVISNKMQKTVVVAIENRSAHPKYGKTVVKTKHYKAHDEENQCKEGDRVLIQESRPLSKTKRWRVSQILDSRS; from the coding sequence ATGCCTCTGAAAGAAAGAGTGGGCACTGTTATCAGTAACAAGATGCAGAAAACCGTAGTGGTGGCGATTGAAAACCGCAGCGCTCACCCCAAATACGGAAAAACGGTTGTCAAGACCAAGCATTACAAAGCCCACGACGAAGAAAACCAATGCAAGGAAGGCGATCGCGTTTTGATTCAAGAAAGCCGCCCTCTAAGCAAAACCAAGCGTTGGCGAGTCTCGCAAATTCTTGATTCCCGAAGTTAA
- the rpmC gene encoding 50S ribosomal protein L29 — protein sequence MPLPKISEVRELTDEQIAEEIVAVKRELFQLRLKQATRQEEIKPHQFKHLQHRQAQLLTVERERQLANPPSETTATPVEES from the coding sequence ATGCCATTACCGAAGATAAGCGAGGTGAGAGAACTCACTGACGAGCAAATTGCTGAGGAAATTGTGGCGGTTAAGCGCGAGTTATTCCAATTGCGTCTGAAACAAGCAACTCGACAAGAAGAAATTAAACCTCATCAGTTTAAGCATCTTCAGCATCGTCAAGCTCAGTTATTAACCGTGGAGCGGGAGCGCCAGTTAGCCAACCCCCCATCGGAAACAACAGCAACACCTGTCGAGGAAAGCTAG
- the rplX gene encoding 50S ribosomal protein L24, translating into MAKPKPQPVPQKMHVKKGDTVQVIAGKDKGKVGEILQAFPKQSKVIVQNVNIKTKHVKPKQDGESGQINTFEAPIHSSNVMLYSTKEKVASRISYSVNEDGKKVRVLKKTGEIVD; encoded by the coding sequence ATGGCCAAGCCCAAACCTCAGCCCGTTCCCCAAAAAATGCATGTCAAAAAAGGCGATACCGTACAAGTTATCGCTGGCAAAGACAAGGGAAAAGTCGGAGAAATCCTGCAAGCCTTTCCCAAACAGAGCAAGGTCATCGTGCAAAATGTTAATATCAAAACGAAGCACGTCAAGCCCAAACAAGATGGAGAATCCGGGCAAATCAATACCTTTGAAGCACCCATCCATAGCTCCAACGTGATGCTGTATTCCACCAAGGAAAAAGTTGCTTCTCGCATTTCCTACTCGGTCAATGAGGATGGAAAAAAAGTGCGGGTGCTGAAAAAAACTGGGGAGATCGTTGATTGA
- the rplF gene encoding 50S ribosomal protein L6, which produces MSRIGKRPITIPDKVTVTINGQQVSVKGPKGQLERVLPSEVTVEQEEKTILVKRRNDSRRSRACHGLCRTLVFNMVEGVSKGYEKRLELQGVGYRAQAKGKNLTLNVGYSNPVDVEPPAGIQFAVVDNTGKAVNQGTFVIVSGIDKEVVGNTAAKIRDVRPPEVYKGKGIRYVGEVVRRKAGKTGKK; this is translated from the coding sequence ATGTCTCGAATTGGTAAACGTCCGATTACAATCCCTGACAAAGTGACCGTCACCATTAACGGTCAGCAAGTTTCTGTCAAAGGGCCGAAAGGACAACTGGAGCGCGTCCTGCCTTCAGAAGTCACCGTAGAACAAGAAGAGAAAACCATTCTGGTCAAACGACGCAACGACTCCCGTCGCTCGCGCGCTTGCCACGGCCTGTGCCGCACCCTGGTTTTCAACATGGTTGAAGGGGTCTCGAAAGGCTATGAAAAACGCCTAGAGCTGCAAGGGGTCGGCTATCGGGCCCAAGCTAAGGGTAAAAATCTCACCCTCAATGTTGGCTACAGTAACCCCGTAGATGTGGAACCCCCCGCAGGCATCCAATTTGCCGTGGTCGATAACACCGGTAAAGCCGTCAATCAAGGAACGTTCGTGATTGTCAGCGGTATCGACAAAGAAGTCGTGGGCAATACCGCTGCCAAAATTCGCGATGTCCGTCCTCCAGAAGTTTACAAAGGCAAAGGCATTCGCTATGTGGGCGAAGTGGTCAGACGTAAAGCTGGTAAAACAGGTAAGAAATAA
- the rplV gene encoding 50S ribosomal protein L22 encodes MAIDTFLETHAIARYIRMSPHKVRRVLDQIRGKTYRDALIILEFMPYRACQPVLKVLRSAVANAEHNMDLDPATLVVSKAFADGGPALKRFRPRAQGRAYQIRKPTCHITVAVAPEINLDD; translated from the coding sequence ATGGCAATCGATACTTTTTTAGAAACTCATGCGATCGCGCGTTACATCCGCATGTCTCCCCACAAAGTCCGTCGAGTTCTCGACCAAATCCGGGGTAAGACCTATCGCGACGCGCTCATCATCCTCGAGTTCATGCCCTACCGCGCCTGCCAGCCCGTCTTAAAAGTCTTGCGATCGGCAGTTGCCAACGCCGAGCACAACATGGACCTAGATCCCGCTACCCTCGTGGTCAGCAAAGCCTTTGCCGACGGCGGTCCGGCTCTAAAACGCTTCCGCCCTCGCGCTCAAGGACGAGCCTATCAAATTCGCAAACCGACTTGTCATATTACTGTAGCTGTCGCCCCTGAAATCAACCTAGACGACTAA
- the rpsH gene encoding 30S ribosomal protein S8 yields the protein MAVNDTIADMLTRIRNANLARHQTTQVPSTKLTRSIAKVLQEEGFIAEFAEAGEGVSKHLRIALKYKGKNRSPIISKLQRVSRPGLRVYKNRKELPRVLGGIGIAIISTSHGIMTDREARRQGVGGEVLCYVW from the coding sequence ATGGCCGTAAACGACACGATCGCAGACATGCTAACGCGCATTCGCAATGCGAACCTAGCGCGGCATCAAACCACCCAAGTTCCCTCTACTAAATTGACGCGCTCTATTGCCAAAGTCTTACAAGAGGAAGGGTTTATTGCCGAATTTGCCGAAGCTGGGGAAGGAGTTAGCAAGCACCTGCGCATTGCACTCAAATACAAAGGAAAAAACCGCAGCCCCATTATTAGCAAGCTACAGCGGGTCTCCCGTCCCGGTCTGAGAGTGTATAAAAATCGCAAGGAACTTCCCCGAGTTTTAGGGGGAATTGGTATTGCAATTATTTCCACCTCTCATGGCATCATGACCGACCGCGAAGCTCGTCGCCAAGGGGTTGGTGGTGAAGTCCTCTGCTATGTTTGGTAG
- the rpsC gene encoding 30S ribosomal protein S3, producing MGQKIHPTGFRLGVTQEHRSRWFADAKHYPGILQEDFKIRQYVEKQLNNAGISQVRIERKADQIDLEIHTARPGVVVGRQGSGIESLRTNLQKQIGDSNRQIRINVVEVARVDADSGLLAEYIAQQLERRVSFRRVVRQAIQRAQRAGIQGIKIQVSGRLNGAEIARTEWTREGRVPLHTLRADIDYAYRTAQTIYGILGIKVWVFKGEIIPGQEEAPAPTPAPNRRRGNRRRPQFEDRSNEN from the coding sequence GTGGGACAAAAGATACATCCAACTGGCTTTCGCTTAGGTGTCACGCAAGAACACCGCTCTCGCTGGTTTGCTGATGCCAAGCACTATCCTGGAATCTTACAAGAAGACTTTAAGATTCGTCAATATGTAGAAAAACAACTAAATAATGCGGGAATTTCCCAGGTTCGTATCGAGCGCAAAGCCGATCAAATCGACCTAGAAATTCATACCGCTCGACCTGGTGTCGTCGTCGGCCGTCAAGGTAGCGGTATTGAAAGCCTGCGCACCAACTTACAAAAGCAAATTGGCGATAGCAACCGGCAAATTCGGATCAATGTCGTGGAAGTTGCTCGCGTTGATGCCGACTCCGGACTGCTTGCCGAATATATCGCTCAACAGCTCGAGCGTCGGGTTTCCTTTCGCCGAGTCGTGCGCCAAGCCATTCAACGGGCCCAACGAGCGGGTATTCAAGGCATCAAAATTCAAGTGAGCGGTCGTCTCAACGGTGCTGAAATTGCTCGTACCGAATGGACGCGGGAAGGACGAGTTCCCCTGCATACCTTGCGCGCGGACATTGACTATGCCTACCGCACGGCACAAACCATTTACGGAATTCTCGGCATCAAAGTTTGGGTCTTCAAAGGCGAAATTATTCCCGGACAAGAAGAAGCACCAGCCCCAACTCCTGCCCCGAACCGCCGTCGTGGTAACCGTCGTCGTCCTCAATTTGAAGACCGTTCTAACGAAAACTAA
- the rplP gene encoding 50S ribosomal protein L16 — MLMPRRTKFRKQHRGRMKGLASRGSKINFGDFALQALEPHWITSRQIESGRRAMTRYIRRGGKIWIRIFPDKPVTMRPAETRMGSGKGNPEYWVAVVKPGRIIYEIAGVPEEIAREAMRLASHKFPIKTKFLSRNSEG; from the coding sequence ATGTTAATGCCAAGGCGAACGAAGTTTCGCAAACAACATCGAGGTCGCATGAAGGGTCTAGCCTCCCGAGGCAGCAAGATCAACTTTGGTGATTTTGCCCTGCAAGCTCTAGAACCTCATTGGATTACCTCCCGTCAAATTGAGTCCGGTCGTCGTGCCATGACTCGCTATATCCGTCGGGGTGGAAAAATCTGGATTCGGATTTTTCCAGACAAACCCGTGACCATGCGTCCGGCAGAAACCCGGATGGGTTCCGGTAAAGGTAACCCGGAATATTGGGTTGCCGTGGTTAAACCCGGACGAATCATCTATGAAATTGCTGGGGTTCCGGAAGAAATTGCTCGCGAAGCCATGCGACTGGCTTCGCACAAATTCCCCATCAAAACCAAGTTCTTATCCCGCAACTCGGAGGGTTAA
- the rplN gene encoding 50S ribosomal protein L14: protein MIQQESYLNVADNSGARKLMCIRVLGGNRTYGSIGDEIIAVVKDANPNMAIKKSDVVRAVIVRTKKGLRRDSGMSIRFDDNAAVIINKDGNPRGTRVFGPVARELRDKNYTKIVSLAPEVL from the coding sequence ATGATTCAACAAGAATCCTACCTAAATGTTGCCGATAACAGCGGCGCTCGAAAGCTAATGTGCATTCGAGTTCTGGGTGGTAACCGCACCTACGGTTCCATTGGGGATGAAATTATTGCTGTTGTTAAAGATGCCAACCCCAATATGGCGATTAAAAAGTCTGATGTGGTTCGTGCCGTAATCGTGCGCACCAAAAAAGGACTGCGTCGCGATAGTGGCATGAGCATTCGCTTTGACGATAACGCCGCCGTCATTATCAACAAAGATGGCAACCCCAGAGGAACTCGCGTGTTCGGTCCCGTAGCTCGCGAGCTAAGAGATAAGAACTACACGAAAATTGTTTCCCTAGCACCGGAGGTTCTGTAA